The Lineus longissimus chromosome 2, tnLinLong1.2, whole genome shotgun sequence genome window below encodes:
- the LOC135483233 gene encoding mediator of RNA polymerase II transcription subunit 31-like, which translates to MATRGLSTLPLSETEDQQKLRFQVELEFVQCLANPNYLNFLSQRGYFKEQTFVNYLKYLLYWKEPEYSKYLKYPQCLAFLDLLQYEHFRKEIVNGQCAKFIDDQQLLHWQHYQRKRMKLIQAQAEQTQQNVQKGS; encoded by the exons ATGGCCACAAGAGGATTGAGTACTCTTCCTTTGTCGG AAACTGAAGACCAGCAGAAACTGCGATTTCAAGTTGAGTTGGAATTTGTTCAGTGCCTAGCTAACCCGAATTACTTGAACT TTTTGTCTCAAAGAGGTTATTTTAAGGAGCAGACCTTTGTCAACTATTTGAAGTATCTACTCTACTGGAAGGAGCCCGAGTACTCCAAGTACCTGAA ATATCCCCAGTGTTTGGCATTCTTGGACCTACTTCAGTATGAACATTTCCGAAAAGAAATAGTTAACGGACAGTGTGCGAAGTTCATTGACGATCAACAGTTACTGCACTGGCAACATTATCAAAGGAAGCGAATGAAACTAATCCAAGCTCAGGCTGAGCAGACCCAACAAAACGTGCAAAAGGGTTCTTGA